In a single window of the Corvus hawaiiensis isolate bCorHaw1 chromosome 19, bCorHaw1.pri.cur, whole genome shotgun sequence genome:
- the ARMC7 gene encoding armadillo repeat-containing protein 7 yields MELGRLEYLQALVTEFQVTDSTEAKEQVLANLANFAYDPSNYEYLRQLQVLDLFLDMLTEENETLVEFAMGGLCNLCLDKTNKEYILEANGVEPIINCLSSSNEETVVSAVTTLMFLTTPRSRVQTTALPVVECMLRFSLSANTRLSNLASIFLQDYCSPPQVEEARNLSRHTAVGIPLPKD; encoded by the exons ATGGAACTGGGTCGGCTGGAATACCTGCAGGCGCTCGTCACCGAGTTCCAGGTGACGGACAGCACAG AGGCCAAGGAGCAGGTGCTGGCGAACCTGGCCAACTTCGCCTACGATCCCAGCAACTACGAGTACCTGCggcagctccaggtgctggacCTGTTCCTCGATATGCTCACCGAGGAGAACGAGACCCTCGTGGAGTTTGCCATGG GTGGTCTTTGCAACCTGTGCTTggataaaacaaacaaagagtACATCCTGGAGGCCAACGGGGTGGAGCCCATCATCAACTGCTTGTCCAGCTCCAACGAGGAGACCGTGGTGTCGGCCGTGACCACGCTGATGTTCCTGACGACGCCGCGCTCGCGCGTGCAGACCACGGCACTGCCCGTGGTGGAGTGCATGCTCCGCTTCTCGCTCTCGGCCAACACGCGCCTCAGCAACCTGGCATCCATCTTCCTGCAGGATTACTGCAGCCCTCCGCAGGTGGAGGAGGCCAGGAACCTCAGCAGGCACACGGCAGTGGGGATTCCTCTGCCCAAGGACTGA